The region TCGACGCCGCGGTGTTCGCCGCGGGGGCGGGTCCGGGCAGTGGCGTGGCGCGCAAGGACACAGTGGACCGCGCGGCGTCGGCGGTGCTGGCCGACGCGTGCGAACGCGCGGGTGTGCGGCGCTTCGTCCAGGTGAGCGCGATGGGCACCGAAGGCCCGTACCCACCGGACATCGGCGAGGTCTTCGCCGCTTACCTCGACGCCAAGCGCGCGGCCGAGCAGGACCTGCGCGAGCGCGACCTGGACTGGACGATCCTGCGGCCCGGCAGGCTGACCGACGACGCCCCGACCGGACGGGTCCGCATCGGCGCGTCGGTCGCGAGGGCCGAGATCACCCGCGCCGACGTCGCGTCGGTCATCATCGCGCTGCTCGACGAACCGGCATCGGCCGGCAAGATCCTCG is a window of Saccharopolyspora erythraea NRRL 2338 DNA encoding:
- a CDS encoding SDR family oxidoreductase, coding for MRVAIAGGHGQIARLLGAALAARGDSALGLVRNPDHEADLRADGIVPIVADLEQVGADELAGRIEGFDAAVFAAGAGPGSGVARKDTVDRAASAVLADACERAGVRRFVQVSAMGTEGPYPPDIGEVFAAYLDAKRAAEQDLRERDLDWTILRPGRLTDDAPTGRVRIGASVARAEITRADVASVIIALLDEPASAGKILEAVNGDTPIPDGVRAAVA